TTTTCTTGACGTGTGTGTACACGTGCGAAAACGATTCAGTTTGGAGAAAATTGGGCCCTATCGGTGGTACAACGAGATGATGCTTGATCAATGATTGGCGGCAGTCAGGTTGCCGGTCAAGACCAGTCCTTTCCCTATTTCAGTCTACTGAGAGTGAACCGCAATTTAGAACAGGCCTTATCGACAACATCGATTGGAACctaaataattttgagaaaaagaGATTCGATGGTCGCGGTAAAACGTCGTCATCAAGTCCTCTAGAGATACGTAAATCGGCAGTGCGGAGACGGGCTTTTCTGAGACAATATACATGACAAAAACATGTACACGTGAAAGTGATCCATACATACGCACATTATCTGACATTTTTGACTACAGACATACATGTCTTGAGGAAGGCGGACTGTCCATATGGATTTTGTGATTGCTTGAACAAAACGACAGATGAGGCATGGAATAAAAATGCGGATTTTGATTTACAACGTAAAATGAGAAAGAGAGCAGGATTATAAGAGGTCGTCGACTATTTTGCAGAAGTGCAAAAATTTTTTCTAAGATTGCACGCCGTGGTATCTGGCAAGTTCGGTGATCTGCGAGACGAACGAGTTCAAGCATTGCGAGATCAGCGCGTCCTGCTTGTTTATGCCGACGAGATTGCCGATGGACCCTTTAAGGGGACCTTTGATAACGATGATTTGATCTCTCTTGGAGGGAGGGACGAGAGAGAGATGCTCCTTTCGTACGGTCACGATGGGGAGCTGCGTGGAGTTTTCTTTTTGCGGATCCGAGGAGAAGTTGGACGCGGGGGGGAGGAGCTGCACTTGACAGGTTTCGTCGTCGATTTCTTTTACAATTCCGTGTGTGTCGATGTACGGCTCCGAAGAGATGAGGACTTCTATGTCTGGACATATCCAGTCGTGAGGTCCTTCTTCTTTGGGGGGCTCTGTATGGATGGAGGGCGTCAGGGGCGCAGAGGGATAGCTTTTTATGAGGGGCTCGTGGGATGGGAGAGTGGTCGCCTGGTCGGAGCCGTGGTTGGTGTCTGAGGAGAGGAGGTTTGTGCCGGGGGTGCACGGAGTAGTGACGTGGCTGAATGGAGTGAACGGAGTGGTGGGTGGAAGCATGTGATTGGAGGGCGCGTAGTTGTTGGAAGAAGGCGGTTTGAGAGAAACGTCGATTCCGGCCGCGCCGGGGGTGAAGGGGGTGGTAACGGAGTTGCCCATGCCTTCAATCATCCCGAATTGGGATGGCAAGGTCGGCTTCATGTTTGGATTCCACGGGTCGCTCTGACAGTAGGAAGTCGCCGAATGTCTTGGAGTTGCCATTCTCATTGGAGTTTGCGATCCATCGTCTTTTCTGGAGACGTCTGCATTCAAGAATTGGTCTCGGTAGGACGGGGTCCTTTCTTCGAGTTCCTGCGCGGAGCAAATAAAATCGAGCGGAAGCGTCACAACTTTTTCGCCCGCGTCGAGTTCGATCCGAACcgatgttttgttttcatttctcacGACCCCAGAATATCCCTTCCATATGCCCTTGGTAATGTAGACTCTCCTCATGGACGTGATTCTGTATCGATTGTTGTTACCCGATGCCATCCTGGAGGACGACCGAGGTGCTTGGTTGCCAAACGACGAGCGGTAGAACGAATCCGTGTTGTTTTTGCTGACCAGAGACATTTGCATGCACTTAACGGTAATAATTCCgccattttctttgtgttctctgCAGCGAATCCATGCTACATTCTGATACATGTGAGCGACCGTGCCCGTCTGGCCGCTGTGAGGCCCGACGGCCACTCTGACCGTATCGCCTAAACTCACCAACTTTCCTATAGAATCGTGATATGTCACGTTCCGTATGTTTCTCTTCATCCCGACGTCGTGCAACTGCACGGTCTTCAACTGACCATGCCAATTCAAAATGTCAAACCCGTCCGAATTCACCTTCACAATCATGCCCACAGATTGGTCGTTCACCTGTACCAAATCGTGCAATTCGTACTTCCCCAGCCCCAGCTTTCCCAAATTCGTCTCCATGGTCTCCTGAATGtccttcatcaacaccttgaaattTTTCTGACTGCTGTCCGAAAACACGGTCGCCACCTCCCCGCTCACGCTCGTAACCAGCCCGGTTTCTCCCTCGTGAATCCCATTCAGCACCTTGATTCGGTCTCCGCTCTTGAAATATTTCCTCAAGTACTGAACCGGCACCACCAGCGGGTCCGATCCGTACAATTTTGTGTCACTCGGTACAAACACAACCCGATCCCCGTCGGTCGATTGCACCTTCCCAATCACCGAAATCAACTCTCCGCGAACAACCTCAACGTTGTCTCCCTTCACAAACTGCATCTTCTGCGTGCCTTTCGACGGAATGGACAGCATCTCTTCCATCACCTTGAACTCCTCTAACGTCTTCTTACTCGCCGCCGAAAACAACAATATCTCGTTCATCGTCGGCTGCGCCTCTTCCATCGACAGACAGTTCATTTTCACCTTTTTGTACAAAAACCCATTCATGAACGCCTGACCGTTCCAATAAACCCACGTCTGGTTCTCCCCGTCTACCTCCTCCCTCACCATCTCTGGCGCCGCCTCCCTCAACTCCGCCACCGTGAACAACTTGGGCGCAGGACGAGGCGCTCTCTTCTTCCTCTTATCCCCCCCCGTCTTGCCCTTGTCCTTCTCATcccaccccccctcctccgccccctcctcctcctccctcatctCCTCTCCCTTCACGTACCTCTTAATCCATTCCCCCACGTCAATCCTGGGCACCACGCAAATAGTCACCTTCCCAGAACCCCCCTCCTCAATGTCAACCACCTGCGCTATGTCACCCTGGTACAGCCCGCGGTTCACCCTCCTCCAGTCCCCCACCTTCGGCACCCGGTGCTTCAAGCTCTTCAGCACCGACGGCATCTCGTCCAGCGACACCAACGTCAACTTCTTCTGCAACAAATGTGGTATCCCCGCTATCGCCGTCACCACGTGCGACTCCCTCTGCGCCTCCACGTACACGGAGCCCTTCAAGTGGTCCTGGCAAATCACGCTGTATATCAGCAGCGGGTTCTTGGACTGGCGATTCAACAAATACTTCGCCATCAAATTAAGCGCCAACTCACGCTCCTTGCCCTTCTACAAAGTGCGCGCTCAGTCAGGTCTACCTGTCAAAATGCCCCTAAAAAAAACGCACATTCGTGCGCTACAAAACCACCAATGCGTACCTTGCACCTCACCAACCACAACATGGGGCCTCCCTTTTCAGGAACCTTCGCCATCCACGCGACGTCATCGTCCAACGCCCCCGATTCCTCCAACTCGTCCAAACTCTCCTCCTCCTTCTGTTCCTGATACCTCTGCTTAATGTAATCTATCGTGCTCTCCACGTCATCCAAATCGTCCCTCCTCGCCCTCCTGTACAACTCAGGCCTCGGCTGGTACTCCTTCTCGGCCTCAAGCGCTTCCGTGCTCTCCAAAAAACCTGTCCGCAACCCCCCGCAAAACGAAAATTCGCGAATTCAAGACAAATCGTCAACTACGTCACTTCCACATACACACATGCCGCAACACAAGCTGGCCCAAatcacatatatatgtatataccctCTACGTCTCCCTCGGCTCCTCCATCCTCGTCCTCTTCGTCCTCTTCTTCGTTCTCCTCTGCCTCTGTAATCACGAAAGAATTTTTGGATTCTAGCTTGCGCCTCTTCCTGCGGCCCTTGGTTTGCTCTCCCCCACTTTCTTCCTCGTCCTCCTCGCTGTCTTCGTATTCTCCGTCGTAAGAGTCATCTTCTGCATCGCTGTCTGACTGGTCGTGAGCAGAGTTGTCGGACTTGGAATACTCCAAATCCTCGTCTAAGGTAGACATGAGATATAAAGAGTGCTTTTTCGACAAAAAAAAACATCGCTGATAAGGGAACAACTCAAAACTCTTTTCTTTCTGCGCCAAAGCAAGAGACGCTTCGCAACGTGCACCCCGAACTCGATGAACCCCTTTCTCCCTCCGGCCAATGCGAACTAAAACCGACGACCCCTCTCACCCGCATATCGCACTTGTATGCAATTTCCACACAGCTCAATAAATTCAAGGCCCTCTGGGCCGCCCTTCCTATCCCCGGCCAACCGCGTTCTTTCGCCTGACTTCGCCATCCAAAAACGCTACACGACAGGGCCGCGGCCCTCGCTCGCCCATCTGAAAAAAAGGCCCTTGCAGTGTGCTCGAAGTGTAAATTTCGAGGCGCTaaatcaaaattataaaaaatataaatccTTTCTCACTCGGGTTTTTTTGTTACAGACCATTCGTCCCGACCCCGCTGACTGGAGTCGGCCTTAGCACGCTCCGTTAGTGACGCTCTGCCTCTCTTCACCGCGCGTGTTGCAACTCAATTCGAGACATTGATCACAGCAGTTATCATTACTTCAATCTCTTCCAAAACTTGCAATATTTGACATGCTTGGCATCACCAAAAATTTTTCTCTTATCCGCGCTTCTCGATGTAGCAAGACGTCATCTCGGCAAGCTCCTTCTCGATCCTTTTCGCTTCTTCACTCCTTCACCAAACACTCACCCCATCGCCGCCCATATCACGTCACCCGCACCTCGTCGCATTGCACGCCTGTCGAACAAAAATGCGCCCGCAAGTCCTCTCCGAGGAGCTGCTTTGTTTTCGACCTGTCGCGCTACGCAGAACAACTGGACCAGCACATCCCGGCCGACCTTTCCAAAATTCAACAGCGCGTCGACCTCGCAAAAAACAGCGGCCTTGTCCCCGACGCAGccgactctttgcaagtcttcctctcTTACTTAAGGCAAAACCTCACTAGCCAGGCCATGGCCCACTTCCTCGAGATTTGTTCGGCCCCGGAAATCAAAGTCTTTCATTACGAACTACTGCTCGTCCAGTTGGCCTCAAAGAGAGAATGGAAGCACTTTCTGGACGTCCTCAGCTACTTCAAT
The sequence above is a segment of the Schistocerca gregaria isolate iqSchGreg1 unplaced genomic scaffold, iqSchGreg1.2 ptg000599l, whole genome shotgun sequence genome. Coding sequences within it:
- the LOC126316726 gene encoding transcription elongation factor SPT5-like, with protein sequence MVREEVDGENQTWVYWNGQAFMNGFLYKKVKMNCLSMEEAQPTMNEILLFSAASKKTLEEFKVMEEMLSIPSKGTQKMQFVKGDNVEVVRGELISVIGKVQSTDGDRVVFVPSDTKLYGSDPLVVPVQYLRKYFKSGDRIKVLNGIHEGETGLVTSVSGEVATVFSDSSQKNFKVLMKDIQETMETNLGKLGLGKYELHDLVQVNDQSVGMIVKVNSDGFDILNWHGQLKTVQLHDVGMKRNIRNVTYHDSIGKLVSLGDTVRVAVGPHSGQTGTVAHMYQNVAWIRCREHKENGGIITVKCMQMSLVSKNNTDSFYRSSFGNQAPRSSSRMASGNNNRYRITSMRRVYITKGIWKGYSGVVRNENKTSVRIELDAGEKVVTLPLDFICSAQELEERTPSYRDQFLNADVSRKDDGSQTPMRMATPRHSATSYCQSDPWNPNMKPTLPSQFGMIEGMGNSVTTPFTPGAAGIDVSLKPPSSNNYAPSNHMLPPTTPFTPFSHVTTPCTPGTNLLSSDTNHGSDQATTLPSHEPLIKSYPSAPLTPSIHTEPPKEEGPHDWICPDIEVLISSEPYIDTHGIVKEIDDETCQVQLLPPASNFSSDPQKENSTQLPIVTVRKEHLSLVPPSKRDQIIVIKGPLKGSIGNLVGINKQDALISQCLNSFVSQITELARYHGVQS
- the LOC126316832 gene encoding uncharacterized protein LOC126316832; translation: MSTLDEDLEYSKSDNSAHDQSDSDAEDDSYDGEYEDSEEDEEESGGEQTKGRRKRRKLESKNSFVITEAEENEEEDEEDEDGGAEGDVEGFLESTEALEAEKEYQPRPELYRRARRDDLDDVESTIDYIKQRYQEQKEEESLDELEESGALDDDVAWMAKVPEKGGPMLWLVRCKKGKERELALNLMAKYLLNRQSKNPLLIYSVICQDHLKGSVYVEAQRESHVVTAIAGIPHLLQKKLTLVSLDEMPSVLKSLKHRVPKVGDWRRVNRGLYQGDIAQVVDIEEGGSGKVTICVVPRIDVGEWIKS